In Flavobacterium gelatinilyticum, a genomic segment contains:
- a CDS encoding DUF3857 domain-containing protein, translated as MKITRLFVLFLLLSASKMTAQEFKLGKVSIAELQEKVHPKDSSAPAAVLYKRGKARIEYDQTDGFVTITEVETRIKIYKKEGYDWANNAVWYYYSTNFKEKVSFSDAVTYNLAGGKIETTKLKSDGIFDEVVNKYRSQKKITMPNVKEGSIIEFRYSVRTPDASIREWDFQTSIPVNYSEFVTFIPEYYTFSPRQKGYVFPKVVSEKNNKSITFNSKERYGGTNTRTEFYQDKLDYIETKTVYSAENFPAMKDEAFVNNIDNYTSSIAHELSMTKFPNAALKYYSTDWNSVVKTIYDYDDFGPELNKTGYFEDDAKKLLANAATPEEKILLVFNHVKSNVKWNKYYGYSCDNGVRKAYKEKTGNIADINLMLTAMLRYAGLTANPVLVSTRSNGIALFPNRTAFNYVIAAVETPNGNILLDASEKLSSPNILPLRALNWSGRLIRKDGSSEEINLMPQKTSNDNVFLTYSIDAEGKVSGKARRQCMDYNAMITRNNIESLKEEEYLEKLENKNNKIEISDYTKTNEKDILLPIVETYSFNGNNLCELIGGKIYVSPMLFFTNTENPFKQEVREYPVDFSFPFTDRYNITIQIPEGFEVETLPAPAAVAMENDLGNFKFNIAASGNTLQLAITHQINQAIVSAEKYEMLKEYYKTMVAKETEKIVLKKI; from the coding sequence ATGAAAATTACCAGATTATTCGTTTTATTTCTGCTGCTGTCTGCTTCAAAAATGACAGCGCAGGAATTTAAATTAGGAAAAGTTTCGATTGCGGAACTTCAGGAAAAAGTACATCCAAAAGACTCGTCTGCACCTGCAGCAGTTTTGTACAAAAGAGGAAAAGCGCGAATTGAGTACGATCAGACCGATGGTTTTGTAACCATTACAGAGGTTGAAACCCGTATTAAAATATACAAAAAAGAAGGCTACGACTGGGCTAATAATGCAGTTTGGTATTATTACAGCACAAACTTCAAAGAAAAAGTTTCATTCAGCGATGCTGTTACATATAATCTGGCTGGAGGTAAAATTGAAACTACAAAATTAAAAAGCGATGGTATTTTTGATGAGGTGGTGAATAAATACAGAAGCCAGAAAAAAATCACGATGCCTAATGTAAAAGAAGGTTCGATAATCGAATTTAGATATTCAGTTAGAACTCCTGATGCTTCCATTCGCGAATGGGATTTTCAGACCAGTATTCCGGTAAACTATTCTGAATTTGTGACTTTTATACCTGAATATTACACTTTCAGCCCAAGACAAAAAGGATATGTTTTTCCTAAAGTTGTTTCAGAAAAAAACAATAAATCGATCACATTTAACTCAAAAGAAAGATATGGCGGTACAAACACCAGAACAGAATTCTACCAGGATAAATTAGATTATATAGAAACAAAAACAGTTTACTCGGCCGAAAATTTTCCGGCAATGAAAGACGAAGCATTTGTTAATAATATTGACAATTATACTTCTTCTATAGCTCACGAATTATCGATGACCAAATTTCCAAATGCGGCATTGAAATATTATTCTACTGACTGGAATTCGGTTGTAAAAACAATTTACGATTATGATGATTTTGGTCCGGAATTAAATAAAACAGGATATTTTGAAGACGATGCAAAAAAACTTCTTGCCAATGCTGCAACTCCTGAAGAAAAGATACTGCTGGTTTTTAATCACGTAAAATCAAACGTTAAATGGAATAAATATTACGGTTACAGCTGTGACAACGGCGTTAGAAAAGCATACAAAGAAAAAACAGGAAATATTGCCGACATTAATTTAATGCTTACTGCTATGCTGCGTTATGCAGGACTGACAGCAAATCCGGTTTTGGTCAGCACGCGTTCAAACGGAATTGCCTTATTTCCTAACAGAACCGCATTTAACTATGTAATTGCAGCTGTAGAAACGCCAAACGGAAATATCCTGTTAGACGCTTCTGAGAAACTTTCAAGCCCAAATATTCTGCCTTTAAGAGCTTTAAACTGGTCGGGTAGATTAATACGAAAAGATGGCAGTTCAGAAGAAATTAACCTTATGCCTCAAAAAACATCCAATGACAATGTTTTCTTAACCTATAGCATTGATGCCGAAGGGAAAGTGAGCGGAAAAGCAAGAAGACAATGCATGGATTATAATGCCATGATAACCAGAAATAATATCGAAAGCCTTAAAGAAGAAGAATATCTGGAAAAACTGGAAAATAAGAACAATAAAATAGAAATAAGCGATTACACGAAGACTAATGAAAAAGATATTCTGCTTCCAATTGTCGAAACATATTCTTTTAACGGAAATAATTTATGCGAATTAATAGGCGGAAAAATCTATGTAAGTCCAATGCTGTTTTTTACCAATACAGAGAACCCGTTTAAACAAGAAGTTAGAGAATATCCGGTCGATTTTAGTTTTCCTTTTACAGACAGATACAACATCACAATTCAGATTCCGGAAGGATTTGAAGTCGAAACACTGCCGGCTCCTGCAGCAGTTGCAATGGAAAATGATTTGGGGAACTTTAAATTTAATATCGCTGCAAGCGGTAATACCCTGCAATTGGCGATTACCCACCAGATTAATCAGGCAATTGTTTCTGCTGAAAAATATGAAATGCTGAAAGAGTATTATAAAACGATGGTGGCAAAAGAAACAGAGAAAATAGTCCTTAAAAAAATATAA